The Setaria viridis chromosome 6, Setaria_viridis_v4.0, whole genome shotgun sequence genome contains a region encoding:
- the LOC117859970 gene encoding protein HVA22 isoform X1 — protein MGKSWALITHLHTVAGPSITLLYPLYASVCAMESPSKVDDEQWLSYWIIYSFITLLEMVAEPVLYWIPIWYPVKLLFVAWLVLPQFKGASFIYEKLVREQLRKYRARHLRTGAAAAAADDQKVHIAKTEGDHLQ, from the exons ATGGGCAAGTCGTGGGCGCTCATCACCCACCTCCACACCGTCGCCGG GCCGAGCATCACCCTGCTGTACCCTCT GTACGCGTCGGTGTGCGCGATGGAGAGCCCGTCCAAGGTGGACGACGAGCAGTGGCTGTCCTACTGGATCATCTACTCCTTCATCACCCTCCTCGAGATGGTCGCCGAACCCGTCCTCTACTG GATACCGATATGGTACCCTGTGAAGCTGCTGTTCGTGGCGTGGCTGGTGCTGCCGCAGTTCAAAGGCGCCTCCTTTATCTACGAGAAGCTCGTCAGGGAGCAGCTGAGGAAGTACCGCGCCAGGCACCTGCgcacgggcgccgccgcggccgccgccgacgaccagAAGGTGCACATAGCCAAG ACTGAGGGCGACCATCTGCAGTGA
- the LOC117859970 gene encoding protein HVA22 isoform X2: protein MGKSWALITHLHTVAGPSITLLYPLYASVCAMESPSKVDDEQWLSYWIIYSFITLLEMVAEPVLYWIPIWYPVKLLFVAWLVLPQFKGASFIYEKLVREQLRKYRARHLRTGAAAAAADDQKVHIAKVD, encoded by the exons ATGGGCAAGTCGTGGGCGCTCATCACCCACCTCCACACCGTCGCCGG GCCGAGCATCACCCTGCTGTACCCTCT GTACGCGTCGGTGTGCGCGATGGAGAGCCCGTCCAAGGTGGACGACGAGCAGTGGCTGTCCTACTGGATCATCTACTCCTTCATCACCCTCCTCGAGATGGTCGCCGAACCCGTCCTCTACTG GATACCGATATGGTACCCTGTGAAGCTGCTGTTCGTGGCGTGGCTGGTGCTGCCGCAGTTCAAAGGCGCCTCCTTTATCTACGAGAAGCTCGTCAGGGAGCAGCTGAGGAAGTACCGCGCCAGGCACCTGCgcacgggcgccgccgcggccgccgccgacgaccagAAGGTGCACATAGCCAAGGTAG ACTGA